The Natrarchaeobius halalkaliphilus DNA segment AGCTGACCGCCACGGTAGAGGACGACCGCGGACGTCGTCGCACCGGCACTCGAGACGAAGCCGCTGGCAACGGCGGTCGCGTAGAACCCGAGCGTGCCGAACCAGGTTTCTGCGAGGGAGCCAAAGACGAGGACGACGAGGAACACCGCACCGAAGGCGAGCGCGTTTTTCATCGAGAACGGGCTTCGAAGTTCCATCGGGCCGGACTCCGCCCAGTCGGCGATCGCGCCAGCGATGGCGAACGCGATCACGATGACGGCCCCGAGCGGGACGACCGCCTCGAGAAGGATGTCGGTGCCGGTTCCCACGGTAAAGCCGACGGCGATCGCGAGATTGCGAGCGGCCATCGCGGCGTTCGCGAGCAGGATCGCCGCGACGGCATAGGTCGCGGCCTCCGGTCGCTGTCGGACGTGATCGAGCATCGTTCCGACGACGGCAGTCGACGAAGCGAGTCCACCGAAAAACCCCGTGATCGCGATCCCTCGACCGCCGTACGTCGAGACGATGGCGTAGTTGACGATACCGATTCCCGCGACTGCGACGACCATAAGCCAGATGATCTGTGGCTCGAGCGGAATCGTCAGGACGCCGAGGTGGAGTTCGGTCTCGGCCGGCAACAGCGGATAGATGACGAACGCGAGGATAGCGAACTCGATCGTCGAACGCATCTCTTCGCGAGAGAGCCCCCACGCGAACTCGTGGAGTTCGCGCTTCAACACGAGCAAGAGCGACGAGAGGACGGCGACGGTGACTCCCTCGATGATGAATCCGGCGGCGACGAGCGCGCCGATACCGTACGCGACGAGCATCGAGAC contains these protein-coding regions:
- a CDS encoding MgtC/SapB family protein, encoding MNEAALQIADAPLDESVVRIALAGALGLFLGLEREWSQKSAGIRTFSLISLLAAVFTLLALETALGNGLLILGGALVIVQGVLLAIRGLAGEGDAGLSLTTSVSMLVAYGIGALVAAGFIIEGVTVAVLSSLLLVLKRELHEFAWGLSREEMRSTIEFAILAFVIYPLLPAETELHLGVLTIPLEPQIIWLMVVAVAGIGIVNYAIVSTYGGRGIAITGFFGGLASSTAVVGTMLDHVRQRPEAATYAVAAILLANAAMAARNLAIAVGFTVGTGTDILLEAVVPLGAVIVIAFAIAGAIADWAESGPMELRSPFSMKNALAFGAVFLVVLVFGSLAETWFGTLGFYATAVASGFVSSAGATTSAVVLYRGGQLGAAEATIAILLATVSSIVVKAMLAATSTNDAFRNQVAAYSAVLLLGGGAASVLIVI